A DNA window from Flavisolibacter ginsenosidimutans contains the following coding sequences:
- a CDS encoding DUF433 domain-containing protein, which yields MKEASSYISINPEIRFGKPCITGTRIAIVDILQWLASGMTEQEILEDYPALKKEHILAAFAFAANRESIIKMIAA from the coding sequence ATGAAAGAAGCCTCTTCTTACATCTCTATTAATCCCGAAATCCGTTTCGGCAAGCCTTGCATAACCGGCACGCGGATAGCTATCGTTGACATTCTGCAATGGTTAGCTTCCGGGATGACGGAACAAGAAATTCTGGAAGATTATCCCGCTTTAAAAAAGGAACACATTTTGGCGGCATTTGCCTTTGCCGCTAATCGCGAATCTATCATCAAAATGATAGCTGCATAA